The DNA sequence GGTGGGGACCTGTGACGCACGGACCCCGCACCCGCAGTGACGACCTGCCGCCCGCGGTGGAAGTGAAACCGGACTTCCCGCGCGAGTGGGTCGAGTTCGTCGACCCGGCCGACCCGGATCACCTGGTGCGTGCCGACATGACCTGGCTGTTGTCGCGGTGGACGTGCGTGTTCGGCACTCCCGCCTGCCGCGGCATCCTCGCCGACCGGCCGGACGACGGCTGCTGCTCGCACGGTGCCTTCCTCAGCGATGACGACGACCGCGCCCGTCTCGACGCCGCCGTCGCGGACCTCACCGACGAGGACTGGCAGCTGCGCGAGCGGGGCCTGGGCCCGGACGGATACCTGGTGGAGGACGAGGTGGACGACGAGCCCGCGCTGCGCACGCGGCGGCACGACGGCGCCTGCATCTTCCTGAACCGGCCCGGTTTCGCCGGCGGCACCGGGTGCGCGCTGCACCGGATGGCGCTGCGCACCGGCCGGCTGCCTATGGAGGTCAAGCCCGACGTGTGCTGGCAGCTGCCGGTCCGCCGCACCCAGGACTGGGTGGAGCGCGCAGACGGCGAGCAGGTGCTGGTCTCGACCATCGGCGAGTACGACCGGCGTGGCTGGGGCCCCGGCGGCGCCGACCTCGACTGGTACTGCACCGGCGACCCCGCCGCCCACGTCGGCGCGCGTGCGGTGTGGCAGTCGTACGCCCCGGAGCTGACGGAGCTGCTCGGTGCGGCCGCCTACGCGGAGCTGGCGCGACTGTGCGCCCGGCGGGCCGACCTGGGCCTCGTGGCCGTCCACCCGGCGACGGCCGCGACCATGGACGGCCGGCCGGCAAACTGAGAGCGGTCGAAATGGACGAATGTCCTGATCCCATTGACTGATTCTCATTGTTTTATTCACCCTCGTCAAGGAATGCGCCGCGACAGCCGATCCGCTGGCGGTTTTCAGCGGGTTCTCAGCGTTTGTTAACACTCCGGCGAATGGCCGCGATGACCCGTATGAGTGACAGCTTGAACGGCTCTCCGCGCACTTTGCGCCAGCAGTGAATCACCGATTGCACGCGAGTGACCGTTCCTCGGACAGAAGGGCCACTGATTATGAAGAAGACGATGAAGAAGGTCGTGACGGCGGCCGCCGCCACCGCAGCAGCCGGCGGAATGGCCCTGGCCATGGCACCCGCCGCCAGCGCGAGCACTGTCGGTGAACTGCCGGTGGCCCCCGGGTTCACCAACGTGACCGACCAGGTCACCCCGTACGACGCTCCCGGCGCGTTCAATCCCGGCCCCGGGGCGGTCCTCGTCAGTCCCGCGTACGGTACCGCGACCGTGGTCGCGTGCCGCGTCGACGCGGCCAACATCTGGCGGGATTGCCATCAGCGCGGCTGGGCCGGCGAATGGCACCAGGTTCACTACGTCGCCAATGTGAACGGCCACCCCACTTTCGTCACCGTGGACCTTCCGCAGGGTTCCAGCGTTCCGCAGCTCCCCGTCATTGAACTGCCGGCCGGAAGCGTTTCGGGCAGCCTCGTCAACATCATGGGCGGCCTCGGCGCCGGCTCCACCGGCTCGGGCGGCGGCGGCGCCCAGGGCGGCCTGAACCTCAACCTCGGCGGCAGCCTCGGCGACATCGGCCTCGGCCTGCAGGGCGGCGTCGGCAGCTCCTGAGCGGCCTCCCTGCACGAGAGAGGACCCCGCAGCGGTACAGCTGCGGGGTCCTCTCGTCGTCTCCGGCCGGGCGGGCCATGCCCCGCCGACTCGCGTCCCGTCAGAGGCAGGGCGCGCCGCTCACTCCTCCAGCTTGTAGCCGAGGCCGCGCACCGTCACCAGGTGCCGGGGCTTGCCCGGGTCCTGCTCGATCTTGGCGCGCAGCCGCTTGACGTGCACGTCGAGCGTCTTGGTGTCGCCCACGTAGTCCGCGCCCCACACCCGTTCGATCAGCTGCTGCCGGGTGAGCACCCGGCCGGCGTTGCGCAGCAGGAACTCGAGCAGTTCGAACTCCTTGAGCGGCGGCGCGATCTCCTCGCCGCCCACGGTCACCACGTGCCGCTCCACGTCCATGGCCACCGGCCCGCACGTGAGCATCGCGTCGTCGTAGCCGTCGTCCTCCACCGCGGGCTCGGTACCGCGGCGCAGGACGGCGCGGATGCGGGCGATCAGCTCGCGCGCCGAGTACGGCTTGGTGACGTAGTCGTCGGCCCCGATCTCCAGGCCCACCACCTTGTCGATCTCGCTGTCGCGCGCCGTCACCATGATCACCGGCACCGACGACTTGGCCCGCAGCTGCTTGCACACGTCGTTGCCGCTCATGCCCGGCAGCATCAGGTCCAGCAGGACGATGTCCGCGCCATCACGGTCGAACGATTCCAGCGCGGACGGCCCGTCCACGGACACGGTAACCTCGAAGCCCTCCTTGCGGAGGAGGAAGGCGAGCGGCTCGGCAAGCGATGGCTCGTCCTCCACGATCAGCACTCGGTTCACCGACGGATGTCCTCTCTATGGTCGGGGTCGGGCCGTGGGGGCCCCGGCGGAGTCTGCAGCGCGGACGGTTCGCCCGTGCGGTCCGGGATGTGTGCGGGCAGCTCCAGCGTGAAGGTGGACCCCGTGCCGGGCTTGCTCCACAACCGGATGCGGCCATTGTGATTGATGGCCACGTGCTTGACGATGGCCAGCCCCAGGCCCGTGCCGCCCGTCTCACGTGAGCGCGCCTTGTCGACGCGGAAGAACCGCTCGAACACGCGCTCCTGGTACTTGGGGGCGATGCCGATGCCGTGGTCGGTGACGCTGATCTGCACCTGGCCCCGCCGCAGGGCGCGGCTCACGGCCACAGGGGAACCTTTGGGCGAGTAGTTGACCGCGTTGGAGATGAGATTGGTCAGCGCCGTCGTCAGCAGCATCTCGTCGCCGAGCACCCGCAGGCCGCTCGGCGCGTCCGTGGTGATCTCGATCTCCGCGGCGTCGGCGGTGAGCGCCGCGTTGTCCATGGCGGCCGCGATGATCGCGTCGACGTCGACCTCTTCGAGGTTGGGCAGCTTCTCCGCGCCCTGCAACCGCGAGAGCGCGATCAGCTCGGAGACCATCGCGCCCAGGCGGGTCGCCTCGCCCTGCACCTTCTGTCCGAAGTGCCGGACCGTCTCCGGGTCGTCCGCCGACTCGAGCAACGCCTCCGCCAGCAGCCCCATGGCGCCGACGGGCGTCTTGAGTTCGTGGCTGACGTTGGCGACGAAGTCCCTGCGCGCGGACTCCATGCGGACGATCTCGGAGTCGTCGTCGGCGAACAGCAGCGCGTAGCGGCCCACCCTGTCGTCGAGCACGCGCGCCTGCCCGCGCACCGACATGGACCGCCCCTGGCTGCGCTGGTCGCCCATCAGGTCGAAGTCCACCGGGTGCCGCTCGGAGAGCACCTTGCGCGCCGCCGCCCAAGCCCGGTCGTCGAGCTCGTCGTCCTCCACCAGGCCCAGCTCGGTGGCCCGCCGGTTGAACAGGACGATGTCGCGCTTGCCGTCGACCACCGCGATGCCCGTGGGCGAGTCGTCCACCACCAGCTCGAGCAGCTTCGACGGCGACGGTCCGTGGGTGAGGTAACGGCGCCGGTCGATCCACTCACGTACGCGCGGCCCCGCCGCCACCCCGGCCGCGGCGCCGATCGCGATCCCGGCCACCAGCATCGGCGCCTTCACCCCCGGTTCCCCGCGTGCCGGGGGTGCGCTGCGCGCATCGGCTGTTTCCGCGTCACGGCCGCGTCACTTGCCCTGGCCGGCGACGGCGGCGGCACCGGCCGCGGCGGCCTCCGGGTCCAGGTACTCGCCGCCGACCGTGACCGGTCGCAGCGCGCCGCCCTCGTCGGTGAGGTCGTAGCGCAGGGGGATGCCGGTGGGGATGTTCACGCCCGCGATGTCCTCGTCGGAGATCCCGTCGAGGTGCTTGACCAGCGCCCGGATCGAGTTGCCGTGCGCCGCGACGAGCACCGTGCGGCCGGCGCGCAGGTCCGCGGCGATCTCCGCCTCGAAGTACGGGATCAGACGTTCGACGACGTCCTGGAGGCACTCGGTCATGGGGACCGCATCCAGGTCGGCGTAGCGGGGGTCCGTGTCCTGGCTGAACTCGCTGCCGGCTGCGATCTGCGGCGGCGGGGTGTCGTAGCTGCGGCGCCACAGCATGAACTGGTCCTCGCCGAATTCGGCCTTGGTCTCCGCCTTGTTCTTGCCCTGCAGCGCGCCGTAGTGCCGCTCGTTCAGGCGCCAGTCGCGCTTGACGGGGATCCAATGCCGGTCCGCGGCGTCCAGCGCCAGGTTGGCGGTGGTGATGGCACGGCGCAGCAGCGACGTGTAGAGCACGTCCGGGAGCAGGCCGTGCTCCACCAGCAGCTCGCCGCCGCGGCGTGCCTCGGCGGTGCCCTTGTCCGTGAGCGCGACATCCACCCAGCCGGTGAACAGGTTCTTTGCGTTCCAATCGCTCTCGCCGTGGCGGAGCAGCACCAGGGTTCCCATAGTCATGGCGACGATTATCCCAGGTCCTGCCCGTCGCCCGAACCAGGACCCGACGCCGGCCCCGACCCTGCCTCGGTCACCACGTTCCGCGGGGGGTCGCCGGCCCGGCCGATCTCGCCGCGCGCGGCCGCCGCCCGGTCCTCGTCGGTGACCAGATGCTCGAACGCGGCGAGGTTGCGCAACGACTCGCCGCGCACCGTGCGCCAGCGCCATTCACGCCGGATCGACGTGTGGAATCCGAGCTCGAGGATGGTGTTGAAGTCGCCGTCCGCCGCCTCGAGAACCTGGCCCAGCACGCGGTCGAGCTCGTCCGGTCCCAAGGCGTCCGTCGAGATGCGGCCCACCAGGTAGATGTCGCCGATCTTGTCGATCGTGTAGTGCACGCCGAACAGGTGCCGGTTGCGCCGCAGCAGCCACTTGTACACGGCCGCATGGTCCTCGTCCGGGTGCCGGGCCACGAACGCCTCCACCCGCACCCCGTGCACTCCGACGGTGAGCAGGCAGGTGGTCTTCAGCTTGCGCTCGCCGGGCAGTGTGAGGACGAAATGCGGCCCCTCCGGGCGCGTGTAGTCGATGCCGGAAGCGTCGAGCGCGGCGCCGATCAACGCGACGGCGTCGTCGACCGTCCGCGTCCCTGTCCCGGCCTCGCCGTCCATGCCGTGCCTGCTCATGCCGTCACCTCCCGCAATCGCCGCCGGCCCGCGCCGGCCTCCCGGTCCTGCCCGTGCTGGTCCTGCCCGTGCTCGTCCTGGCCGGGGCGTCCCGCCACCTGCCCCGCGATCTGCGCGTCCCAGTCGAGCATGGCACGCCGGTATGTGCTGCGCAGCCCCTCCGCGGTGTGGCTCCAGGAGAACGCCGCCGCATGCCGGGGCGCCGCGGCCGCCATCCGCGCGCGCAGCCGCGGCTGCCGGATCAGCGATTCCAGCGCCGCCGCCCACCGGTCGATGCCGTGGCCGTCGACGAGGATGCCGGTCTCGCCGTCGCGCACCGCCACGCCGAGCCCGCCGACGCGCGCCGCCACCACCGGCACCCCGCACGCCTGCGCCTCGATCGCCACCAGCCCGAACGACTCCGAGTGGCTGGGCACCGCGACGACGTCCGACGCGCGGTACACCTGGGCGAGCCGGTCCGGCGGCTGCGGCGGCAGGAAGGTGACCCGGTGGGCGATGCCCAGCTCCGCGGCCAGCGCCATCAGCGATTCCGGCCGGCGCAGCCCGCTGCCCGACGGCCCGCCGACGACGAGCACGCGCAGATTCGTTTCGGGTTCCTGTTCGAGGACGCGCGCCGCGGCCCGCACCAGGACGTCCGGCGCCTTGAGCGGTTGGATGCGCCCCACGAAGGTCACCACCGTCTCGGCCGGGTTCAGGCCCAGCTCGGCACGCGCTGCGGCGGTGTCGCCCGGCCGGTACCTGCGCAGGTCCGCGCCGGGCGCGATGACGTCGACGCGGTCCGGGTCGGCGTCGTGGATCGCGATGAGCTGGCGGCGTTCCTCCGCCGTGTTGGCGACCAGGCGGTCGGCCTCGGCCACCACCTGCTGCTCGCCGATCCGCCGCGAGAGGGGCTCGGGCACGTCGCCCGCCGCCAGCGCCGCGTTCTTCACCGCGGCGAGCGTGTGCGCCGTGTGCACCAGCGGCACCGCCCACCGGTCGCGGGCCAGCCAGCCCACCTGGCCGGACAGCCAATAGTGCGAATGCACCAGGTCGTAGTACCCGGGCGCATGCTGGGCCTCCGCCCGCAGCACCCCGGCGGTGAACGCGCACAGCTGCGTCGGCAGGTCGCGCTTGTCCAGCCCCTCGAAGGGCCCCGCCACGACGTTGCGCACCAGCACGCCCGGCGCGGCCTCCTCCACCGGCGGGAGGTCCGACCGCGTGGCGCGCGTGAAGATCTCCACCTCCACGCCCCGGCGTGCCAGCTCGCGGGCCGTCTCGAGCACGTAGACGTTCATGCCGCCGGCGTCGCCCGTGCCCGGCTGGTTGAGCGGCGAGGTGTGCAGCGAGAGCACGGCCACCCGGCGCAGCTCCCGGTGCCCCGCCGCGCCACCGGGAAAGGACGCGCCGCCGGGGAGGGGGAAGGCGCCGCCCCCCGTCATCGACCGCCCCCGGCGCCGTCGAGCACGTCGATGAACTCGTCGATCTCGCTGATGAACCGCCCCTCGTTCTCGATGAACGGCGCGTGCCCGCCGCCCTCCCAGAACGATGGCCGCACCTGTGGGATCGTCGCCAGCGCGTGCTCGGCGGCGCTCGGGTCGACGATGCGGTCGTCCGTGCCGTGCATCACGAGCACCGGGATGTCCAGGGACGCGAGCATCTCGTCGTGCCCCGAGTTGCGGTTGAACAGCGCCGTGCGCACCCGCGGCGGCGTGCCCAGCGCCAGCGCCAGCAGCGCCTGTTCGCGTTCGCCCTTGCCGTGCACCTCGCCGTGGAAGGCCGACGTGAGCTCGATCATCGCGGGAACGGCCACCGCGGCGTCCGTGGCCAGCACGGACGGCATCGCGGTGCGCATGGCCTTGCCCACGCGGCCGCCCTTCTGCCCGCGGCCGATCCCCGTGAGCGCGCCCACCAGGATCAGCCCACCCACGGTGCCGTCCGCCGCGGCGCCGCGCTCGTTGTCGAGAAAGTCGCAGCACACCAGCCCGCCGTAGGACCAGCCCAGCAGCACCGCGCCGGCCCCCGCGCCGATCCCCTCCGCGTCCAGGACGGCACGCAGATCGCCCGCCCACAGCGACGGATCGTCGTACGCGTCCTCGGGGGCGTCGGAATAGCCGTGGCCGCGCAGGTCCACCGCGATCACGCGGTACTGGCGGGTGAGCGCCGCGAGCACGTTGGGCCCCCAACAGGCGGACGACTGTGCCCATCCGTGCACCAGGATCAGCGGGCGCGCGCCGACCCGGCCGTCGGCTCTGTAGACGATGCGCGTCCCGTCCGACGCAACCACCTGCCGGACCGCAGCACTGTGCTCTGCCATGGCCCCCAGAGTATGCCCGCGCAGCAACCCCGGCCGCCCGCGGGTGAGACATCGCACCGGCCCCGCCGCGGCGGCCCGGCGATTAGGGTCGGGGCATGGCATCAGATCACCCTGCTTCACGCACCGGCGGCCCCGCGTCCGGTGCCGGCCCAGGCGGCCCGGCCGCGCACGAGGAACTCGCCCGCGGCGTCGACGCGACCACCGAGCAACAGCGTGCGGACCAGCAGCGGGCGGACGGGGCGGCCGGGCGCCGCCGGACCGCCGTCGTCACCGGCGCGAGTTCCGGCATCGGCGAAGCCTGTGCCCGCGCCCTCGCCGCGCAGGGGTTCGACGTGGTCCTCGGCGCCCGCCGCACCGACCGCATCGACGCGATCGCCGCCGAGATCGGCGGCCGCGCGCACCGGCTCGACATCACCGACCAGGACTCCGTCGACGCGTTCGCCGCGGCCGCCGGACCGGTGGACGTGCTCGTGAACAACGCCGGCGGCGCCAAGGGCCTGGCCCCCGTCGCGGAGGCCGACCTGGACGACTGGCGCTGGATGTGGGAGACCAACGTCCTGGGGACCCTGCGCGTCACCAAGGCGCTGCTGCCCAGGCTGATCGACTCGGGCGACGGGCTCGTCGTCACCGTCACCTCGGTGGCCGCGCTGAGCTCCTACGACGGCGGTGCCGGGTACACCTCCGCCAAACACGCGCAGGCCCTGCTGCACCGCACGATGCGCGGCGAACTGCTGGGCAAGCCGGTGCGCTTCACCGAGATCTGCCCTGGAATGGTCGAAACCGAGTTCTCCCTGGTGCGATTCAAGGGCGACGCCGAACGCGCCGACAACGTCTACGCGGGGGTCACCCCG is a window from the Tomitella gaofuii genome containing:
- a CDS encoding response regulator transcription factor, encoding MNRVLIVEDEPSLAEPLAFLLRKEGFEVTVSVDGPSALESFDRDGADIVLLDLMLPGMSGNDVCKQLRAKSSVPVIMVTARDSEIDKVVGLEIGADDYVTKPYSARELIARIRAVLRRGTEPAVEDDGYDDAMLTCGPVAMDVERHVVTVGGEEIAPPLKEFELLEFLLRNAGRVLTRQQLIERVWGADYVGDTKTLDVHVKRLRAKIEQDPGKPRHLVTVRGLGYKLEE
- a CDS encoding ATP-binding protein, translated to MLVAGIAIGAAAGVAAGPRVREWIDRRRYLTHGPSPSKLLELVVDDSPTGIAVVDGKRDIVLFNRRATELGLVEDDELDDRAWAAARKVLSERHPVDFDLMGDQRSQGRSMSVRGQARVLDDRVGRYALLFADDDSEIVRMESARRDFVANVSHELKTPVGAMGLLAEALLESADDPETVRHFGQKVQGEATRLGAMVSELIALSRLQGAEKLPNLEEVDVDAIIAAAMDNAALTADAAEIEITTDAPSGLRVLGDEMLLTTALTNLISNAVNYSPKGSPVAVSRALRRGQVQISVTDHGIGIAPKYQERVFERFFRVDKARSRETGGTGLGLAIVKHVAINHNGRIRLWSKPGTGSTFTLELPAHIPDRTGEPSALQTPPGPPRPDPDHREDIRR
- a CDS encoding phosphoglyceromutase, which encodes MTMGTLVLLRHGESDWNAKNLFTGWVDVALTDKGTAEARRGGELLVEHGLLPDVLYTSLLRRAITTANLALDAADRHWIPVKRDWRLNERHYGALQGKNKAETKAEFGEDQFMLWRRSYDTPPPQIAAGSEFSQDTDPRYADLDAVPMTECLQDVVERLIPYFEAEIAADLRAGRTVLVAAHGNSIRALVKHLDGISDEDIAGVNIPTGIPLRYDLTDEGGALRPVTVGGEYLDPEAAAAGAAAVAGQGK
- a CDS encoding YbjN domain-containing protein, encoding MSRHGMDGEAGTGTRTVDDAVALIGAALDASGIDYTRPEGPHFVLTLPGERKLKTTCLLTVGVHGVRVEAFVARHPDEDHAAVYKWLLRRNRHLFGVHYTIDKIGDIYLVGRISTDALGPDELDRVLGQVLEAADGDFNTILELGFHTSIRREWRWRTVRGESLRNLAAFEHLVTDEDRAAAARGEIGRAGDPPRNVVTEAGSGPASGPGSGDGQDLG
- the mshA gene encoding D-inositol-3-phosphate glycosyltransferase, which produces MTGGGAFPLPGGASFPGGAAGHRELRRVAVLSLHTSPLNQPGTGDAGGMNVYVLETARELARRGVEVEIFTRATRSDLPPVEEAAPGVLVRNVVAGPFEGLDKRDLPTQLCAFTAGVLRAEAQHAPGYYDLVHSHYWLSGQVGWLARDRWAVPLVHTAHTLAAVKNAALAAGDVPEPLSRRIGEQQVVAEADRLVANTAEERRQLIAIHDADPDRVDVIAPGADLRRYRPGDTAAARAELGLNPAETVVTFVGRIQPLKAPDVLVRAAARVLEQEPETNLRVLVVGGPSGSGLRRPESLMALAAELGIAHRVTFLPPQPPDRLAQVYRASDVVAVPSHSESFGLVAIEAQACGVPVVAARVGGLGVAVRDGETGILVDGHGIDRWAAALESLIRQPRLRARMAAAAPRHAAAFSWSHTAEGLRSTYRRAMLDWDAQIAGQVAGRPGQDEHGQDQHGQDREAGAGRRRLREVTA
- a CDS encoding alpha/beta fold hydrolase, whose product is MAEHSAAVRQVVASDGTRIVYRADGRVGARPLILVHGWAQSSACWGPNVLAALTRQYRVIAVDLRGHGYSDAPEDAYDDPSLWAGDLRAVLDAEGIGAGAGAVLLGWSYGGLVCCDFLDNERGAAADGTVGGLILVGALTGIGRGQKGGRVGKAMRTAMPSVLATDAAVAVPAMIELTSAFHGEVHGKGEREQALLALALGTPPRVRTALFNRNSGHDEMLASLDIPVLVMHGTDDRIVDPSAAEHALATIPQVRPSFWEGGGHAPFIENEGRFISEIDEFIDVLDGAGGGR
- a CDS encoding SDR family oxidoreductase, which encodes MASDHPASRTGGPASGAGPGGPAAHEELARGVDATTEQQRADQQRADGAAGRRRTAVVTGASSGIGEACARALAAQGFDVVLGARRTDRIDAIAAEIGGRAHRLDITDQDSVDAFAAAAGPVDVLVNNAGGAKGLAPVAEADLDDWRWMWETNVLGTLRVTKALLPRLIDSGDGLVVTVTSVAALSSYDGGAGYTSAKHAQALLHRTMRGELLGKPVRFTEICPGMVETEFSLVRFKGDAERADNVYAGVTPLVAEDIADIVVFAATRPSHVDLDQIVVRPRDQAHDGRVNRRI